From Brachionichthys hirsutus isolate HB-005 chromosome 7, CSIRO-AGI_Bhir_v1, whole genome shotgun sequence, the proteins below share one genomic window:
- the LOC137895640 gene encoding E3 ubiquitin-protein ligase RNF166 gives MAMFRSFVSASSHLRQQQQQQPQQQPSGGSGSLAAPAEGIESQFSCPICLEVFHKPVSIASCAHTFCGECLQPCLQVTSPLCPLCRVPFDPKKVERSSSMEKQLASYKAPCRGCSKKVALVKMRSHVTSCSKVQEQLANCPKFVPVVPTSQPIPSNIPNRSTFVCPFCGARNLDQQELVTHCMDNHRNDPNKVVCPVCSAMPWGDPSYKSSNFLQHLLHRHKFSYDTFVDYSIDEEAALQAALALSLAEN, from the exons ATGGCGATGTTCCGAAGCTTTGTCTCGGCGAGCTCGCATCtccgccagcagcagcagcagcagccgcagcagcagcccaGCGGCGGCTCCGGCTCGCTGGCTGCCCCGGCCGAGGGCATCGAGAGCCAGTTCTCTTGTCCCATCTGTCTGGAGGTCTTCCACAAACCCGTCAGCATCGCCAGCTGCGCGCACAC GTTCTGTGGGGAGTGTCTGCAGCCGTGTCTCCAGGTGACCTCGCCCCTCTGCCCCCTCTGTCGTGTGCCCTTTGACCCCAAGAAGGTGGAGCGCTCCTCCAGCATGGAGAAGCAGCTGGCCTCGTACAAAGCGCCCTGCAGAGGCTGCAGCAAGAAG gtggcTCTGGTGAAGATGAGGTCAcatgtcacttcctgttccaaaGTACAAGAGCAGCTCGCCAACTGTCCCAAGTTCGTTCCCGTGGTTCCCACCTCCCAGCCTATCCCGAG CAACATTCCCAACCGGTCGACGTTCGTGTGTCCGTTCTGTGGAGCCCGGAACCTGGACCAGCAGGAGTTGGTGACGCACTGCATGGACAACCACCGTAACGACCCCAATAAAGTG GTGTGTCCCGTGTGTTCGGCCATGCCGTGGGGCGACCCCAGCTACAAGAGCTCCAActtcctccagcacctcctccacagGCACAAGTTCTCCTACGACACCTTCGTT GACTACAGCATCGACGAAGAGGCGGCGCTGCAGGCGGCCCTGGCTCTGTCGCTGGCGGAGAACTGA